The following are encoded in a window of Romeriopsis navalis LEGE 11480 genomic DNA:
- a CDS encoding secondary thiamine-phosphate synthase enzyme YjbQ codes for MPHYQKQLAVRTTAKSLRKVTTAVQAAVAESKIQAGMCHLFLRHTSASLTIQENADPDVLVDLENFFAKLVPEWEKYIHSAEGPDDMPAHIRTVLTNTSEQIPIANGRLVLGTWQGIYIWEHRNIPHQRELFIHIAGD; via the coding sequence ATGCCGCATTACCAAAAACAGCTAGCTGTCCGCACCACCGCGAAATCGTTGCGCAAAGTTACTACAGCGGTGCAAGCCGCAGTTGCCGAGTCCAAAATTCAAGCCGGTATGTGCCATCTATTTTTGCGCCATACTTCTGCGAGTCTGACGATTCAGGAAAATGCCGACCCCGATGTATTAGTTGATCTCGAAAATTTCTTTGCGAAGTTGGTGCCCGAGTGGGAGAAGTATATTCACAGCGCCGAAGGGCCGGATGATATGCCTGCCCATATTCGCACGGTGCTCACGAATACGTCAGAACAAATCCCGATCGCCAATGGCCGACTTGTTTTAGGCACATGGCAAGGCATTTATATCTGGGAGCACCGCAATATCCCACATCAGCGTGAACTCTTTATCCATATTGCCGGTGACTGA